One genomic region from Haladaptatus caseinilyticus encodes:
- a CDS encoding DUF7530 family protein — protein MSDMNRGPYQWTYESIVDAVPGVTFPDWFALTVQLALFEGLLVIFAWRYDLWNAVPAGTAAVVVATAGSAVMLTISRRIRKLTTPSAYRKLLFGSSIEVVLGLFSYIGLITYLFVYNPRQGGTPLLESLLGTRPPIPAVFLTLLVLWDVCYRIGTAWWSSVTGFWVAVRHQPDDSTRTQLRQVDSIVIGFAVIQLVLVPFVWGYDLLVVALIGHVVAVICVSGSAIFVRSRG, from the coding sequence ATGAGCGATATGAATCGCGGCCCGTATCAGTGGACCTACGAGAGCATCGTCGATGCGGTTCCGGGTGTTACGTTTCCCGACTGGTTCGCGCTGACGGTTCAGCTCGCTCTTTTCGAAGGCCTGCTCGTTATCTTCGCGTGGCGCTATGACCTCTGGAACGCCGTTCCTGCAGGAACGGCCGCGGTGGTCGTCGCAACTGCAGGAAGCGCCGTGATGCTCACGATCTCCCGACGGATTCGAAAACTGACGACACCATCTGCTTATAGGAAACTCCTGTTTGGGTCGAGTATCGAGGTCGTTCTCGGTCTGTTTTCCTACATCGGACTTATTACGTATCTGTTCGTTTACAATCCTCGACAGGGTGGGACACCACTGCTCGAATCGCTTCTCGGTACCCGACCGCCGATTCCGGCCGTGTTTCTCACCCTTCTCGTCCTCTGGGACGTTTGCTACCGAATCGGTACTGCGTGGTGGTCCAGTGTTACGGGATTCTGGGTGGCGGTTCGTCACCAACCGGATGATTCGACGCGAACCCAACTTCGGCAGGTCGATTCGATCGTTATCGGATTCGCGGTCATACAACTTGTCCTCGTTCCATTCGTCTGGGGATACGACCTGCTCGTTGTCGCCCTCATCGGTCACGTCGTAGCGGTGATCTGTGTCTCCGGGAGCGCCATTTTTGTTCGCTCCCGTGGCTGA